A DNA window from Zonotrichia albicollis isolate bZonAlb1 chromosome 2, bZonAlb1.hap1, whole genome shotgun sequence contains the following coding sequences:
- the LOC113459339 gene encoding uncharacterized protein LOC113459339 → MAAPGSSVRSAHGHPPHAGGAEAQRALRGAHTRPHAPHTHPHTRARAPGEPRGRARRARAARRRAPARRGRGRPAERRAVPAPPSAAGRRRAALPGGCPRVTARRRRQQPAPWSFAQPARTGIQRTATPHADTSAARPPRHSSAPRTPGLRSHFRQHGPTFPRSCTALDAAPAARTPRAEVRGRPVLSRSARWPRPAGAERSRGEGGGGSRWRGGLQCRCSLCGACAAFAGTVWNWAVAGKQSVGFRTRILRHRGRGRVSEPFSFTFLLCPPQRRVAEGAGARMHQRHLKDSSRPPPPCPPGRSRGSAGARVAGRAAERSGRGAAPPAAARGQRRAADGPAGRGAAGSGRRRRGERVPFVPFVPGG, encoded by the coding sequence ATGGCAGCGCCGGGGAGCTCGGTGCGGAGCGCGCACGGGCACCCCCCGCACGCAGGCGGCGCCGAGGCACAGCGCGCGCTCAGGGGCGCGCACACGCGGCCACACGCGCCGCACACTCACCCTCACACACGCGCGCGCgcgcccggggagccgcggggGCGCGCCCGCCGCGCACGCGCGGCTCGGCGGCGCGCGCccgcgcggcgggggcgggggcggccggcGGAGCGCCGCGCTGTGCCCGCGCCGCCGAGCGCAGCGGGGAGGCGGAGGGCCGCGCTGCCGGGCGGGTGTCCCCGGGTgacggcgcggcggcggcggcagcagccgGCCCCGTGGAGCTTCGCGCAGCCGGCCCGCACCGGCATCCAGCGCACGGCCACACCACATGCCGATACGAGCGCGGCGCGCCCGCCCCGCCACTCCTCCGCCCCACGCACGCCGGGGCTGCGCTCGCACTTTCGCCAGCACGGGCCAACTTTCCCCCGCTCCTGCACCGCTCTGGACGCCGCTCCCGCTGCCCGCACCCCTCGGGCGGAGGTCCGGGGCCGCCCCGTCCTCTCCCGCAGTGCTCGCTGGCCGCGGCCGGCCGGCGCGGAGCGGAGCCGCGGGGAGGGGGGCGGCGGGAGCCGCTGGCGCGGCGGTCTCCAGTGCCGCTGCTCGCTGTGCGGAGCCTGTGCAGCATTCGCGGGGACCGTGTGGAATTGGGCAGTCGCGGGGAAACAAAGTGTCGGGTTTCGTACGCGCATTCTCCGACATCGGGGACGCGGGCGTGTGTCGGAACCGTTCAGCTTCACTTTTCTCCTCTGCCCACCCCAGAGGCGGGTTGCGGAGGGAGCCGGGGCACGGATGCACCAGCGGCATCTAAAAGACTCCAGCCGCCCGCCCCCCCCATGCCCGCCGGGCCGCTCCCGCGGCAGCGCCGGGGCCCGCGTAgccggccgcgctgccgagcgctCCGGGCGCGGTGCGgcgcctcccgccgccgccaGGGGGCAGCGCAGGGCGGCGGATGGGCCCGCGGGGCGCGGCGCGGCGGGGAGCGGGAGGCGGCGCCGCGGGGAGCGGGTTCCCTTCGTTCCCTTCGTTCCCGGGGGATGA